The segment GGCACTGCccggggggctctgcctgccggcgccccgccgggccgggccaaCGGGCGAGGGGCCGGCGGCTGCCCGCGCCCCGGAGCGGAGTGGCTCCCCGTCCCGCCCGCGGAGCCAACGAAACCGTCCCCGCACCGTGTCGGCGGCCGCCAGGACAGCCCCGGGCCGCCGGCCTCTCCCGCCGGTGCGCGTAACGGAGCCGCTCCGCCGCCCAAGCACACAGCCCGCGTATTCCCCGCGGcgcggcggagcggagcgggcgggcgggcgcggcggcggagAGCGCAGCgagcccggcggcggggcgcggggccgaGCGGGGCCGTGCCGGGAGCAGGCCGGGCAGCGCGGAGCGGCCCCAGCACACGGCGCTCGCCCCGCTCTCCGCCGCCGCTTCGCGACCGCCAGCACGGAGGAGCGGAGAGAAATAAAACGatatgaaaagaaggaaaggcgTTTTATTGGAGACTTTACAATGCTAGAACGTACAAGAAAAGTGCTAGTTCACTCTAGAAAAGTTGGTCCCAAAATGGTACTATGCCACAGCATCTATCAGCTTAcataaacatttacaaaatcGCTATGAACTGGCCCCTGTATTATAAACGCTATTTTTTTCCACGTTAATCTATGTAAAATTGAAGGATCaaaactttttaagaaaaaggtcAAGCATTCAAAAGCAGAACCTACCGGAAAACCCATTTTGGGCCAGGTTTGGGGTCAAAAACCCCGAAGATAGATTAAACTTTCATTATTAATAACAATATGCACACGGAAAAATATTCCAATTTACAGGAAACCgtctctattttttttataacatcaaaatatttttttagacctgtataaaattacttttaagacCTCAGAGGACATTgtctcctttaaaaaatatatttaccaCTGCCGAAACGTTTCACGAGTGACcctggtgtgttttgtttgttggtttctAATAACCAGCAACATCGCCCATCTCTGCTGTTACAGCAGTCCTCACACAAGTACTATTTTGACGAAAAGACCCAGCCTGGATGAAGCGCGGTGCTTTGCAGAGcgaggaggaaggaagagaagatgaagaggaggaggccGAAGGCACAGGGCGCTGGCTAGGCCCGCCAGCCCCGCACCGCCACGCGTGGAACTGCCTCCGCTATTTACAAGCTCCTTTTCACTCTCCCCGAGGCTGAGCCCCAAAAGATGACGGCCTAATTATAAAGGAGCAGAATTCTGAGGGCTAAACAGCCTATTTTTAACAAcgtaccccccaccccccaacccctcACGAACAAACAGACGAGCAGAGAAACGAACGGTAAATGCGAGCGCGCCCGGAGGCAGCCGGGCCGGCCTCCGCTGCGCCCGGCGGGACCCCCGCTCacactgccttctcctcaccgTGGGACGGCTCCGGCACCGACACTACACCCggagcagggctgctcttcCCCACCGCAACAGTTTGGGCACAGAGGGAGGAAAGTCCGCAGCTAGAGAGGAGGAGACAGACAGGAGAGCGCAGGAGACGTCGGATCGGagaggggcagcggggccggggcaaGGGCCGCGGCCGGCCGGGGCCTCCCTAGATGTCTATGCGGGAGTGCAGGGCGCTGTGTTTGCTGTCGTGCTCCCAGTAGGAACAGTGCATCATGGACAGCTCGGCGGGCTGGCGAGCGCAGGCGAACTGGAGGCCGGCTCCGTtcgccgccggggccgcgggcggcgcggggctggcCGAGCTGAGCTGCTGCGGGTGGTGGGCGTGcggatggtggtggtggtggcccATGCCGTTGTAGGAGTTCACCATGCTGGGCAGCGCCATGCTCTGCACCCGCGAGTAGGGGCTGTAGGACGCCGGGCCCGAGAGTCCTTTCACGTTGACGGGGCTGACGTTCCCACCAGACATCTGGCAGGAGGCGTAGGGCATGGGCGCGGGGGGCTGCGCCAGCGGCCACGAGTTGTTCATGAAGGTGGACTGCAAGTACTTGGGCGGGGAGAGGTAGCCGTAGCTGTCGGGGCTGAAGAGGGTCTTGCCGGGCTGGAAGTGCGTCGGGGGCGGCCGGAAGGGCCGCTTCATCCTCCGTCTCCTGCGGTAGTTGCCCTTCTCGAACATGTCCTCGCAGGCGGGGTCCAGGGTCCAGTAGTTGCCCTTGCGCTCGCCGCCGCCCTCCCGGGGCACCTTGATGAAGCACTCGTTGAGGCTGAGGTTGTGGCGGATGCTGTTCTGCCAGCCCTTCTTGTTCTTCTCGTAGAAAGGGAACTTGCTGATGATGTACTGGTAGATCCCGGACAGCGTGAGCCTCTTCTCCGCGCTCTCCCGGATGGCCATGGCGATCAGGGC is part of the Falco naumanni isolate bFalNau1 chromosome 13, bFalNau1.pat, whole genome shotgun sequence genome and harbors:
- the FOXL2 gene encoding forkhead box protein L2, yielding MMSSYPDGEEDTVALLAHDTSGSKEPERGKEEMSADKGPEKPDPSQKPPYSYVALIAMAIRESAEKRLTLSGIYQYIISKFPFYEKNKKGWQNSIRHNLSLNECFIKVPREGGGERKGNYWTLDPACEDMFEKGNYRRRRRMKRPFRPPPTHFQPGKTLFSPDSYGYLSPPKYLQSTFMNNSWPLAQPPAPMPYASCQMSGGNVSPVNVKGLSGPASYSPYSRVQSMALPSMVNSYNGMGHHHHHPHAHHPQQLSSASPAPPAAPAANGAGLQFACARQPAELSMMHCSYWEHDSKHSALHSRIDI